In Quercus robur chromosome 11, dhQueRobu3.1, whole genome shotgun sequence, the following proteins share a genomic window:
- the LOC126707740 gene encoding UDP-N-acetylglucosamine diphosphorylase 1-like: MRETQSEGESNNNSSNNGSWTQQPPQALLERLKDYGQEDAFALWDELSADERSFLVKDIESLDLPRIDRIIRCSLQSHSLPAAAIEPVPESSVSTVEERTLEERERWWKMGLKAISDGKLAVLLLSGGQGTRLGSSDPKGCFNIGLPSGKSLFQLQAERILCVQRLAAQSTNEGSAGSVQIHWYIMTSPFTDDATRRFFESHRFFGLEPDQVTFFQQGTIPCVSKDGRLIMETSYRVAKAPDGNGGVYSALKSSRLLEDMATRGIKYVDCYGVDNALVRVADPTFLGYFIDKGVASAAKVVRKAYPQEKVGVFVRRGKGGPLTVVEYSELDSSLASAINQQTGRLRFCWSNVCLHMFSLDFLNQVANGLEKDSIYHLAEKKIPSIHGHTMGLKLEQFIFDAFPYAPSTALFEVLREEEFAPVKNANGSNYDTPDSARLLVLRLHSRWVVAAGGFLTHSVPLYATGVEVSPLCSFAGENLEAICRGRTFHAPCEITF, encoded by the exons ATGAGAGAAACGCAGAGTGAAGGTGAGAGCAACAATAACAGCAGCAACAACGGTTCCTGGACGCAACAGCCACCGCAAGCTTTGCTAGAGAGGCTCAAAGATTATGGCCAAGAAGACGCTTTTGCCCTCTGGGATGAACTCTCTGCCGACGAACGAAGCTTTCTCGTCAAGGACATCGAG AGTTTGGATCTTCCACGGATCGATCGGATCATTCGATGTTCGCTTCAATCTCACA GTTTGCCGGCGGCGGCAATTGAGCCGGTGCCGGAGAGCAGTGTGTCGACGGTGGAGGAGCGAACACTTGAAGAGAGAGAGCGGTGGTGGAAAATGGGTTTGAAGGCTATCTCAGATGGAAAATTGGCTGTGTTGCTTTTGTCTGGTGGCCAG GGAACTCGGCTCGGAAGTTCAGATCCAAAAGGGTGTTTCA ATATTGGGCTTCCATCTGGCAAGTCACTTTTCCAACTTCAAGCTGAGCGAATTTTATGTGTTCAAAGATTAGCTGCTCAATCTACAAATGAGG GCTCTGCTGGCTCAGTGCAAATACATTGGTATATAATGACTAGTCCATTTACTGATGATGCCACCCGCAGATTTTTTGAAAGTCATAGATTCTTTGGTCTGGAACCTGATCaa GTCACCTTCTTTCAGCAAGGCACCATACCTTGTGTTTCAAAAGATGGTAGATTGATTATGGAGACTTCATACaga GTAGCTAAGGCTCCAGATGGGAATGGAGGAGTATATTCAG CTCTAAAGTCTTCAAGGTTATTAGAAGATATGGCCACGAGAGGGATTAAATATGTGGATTGCTATGGTGTTGACAATGCACTG GTCCGTGTAGCTGATCCAACTTTCTTGGGATATTTCATTGATAAAGGTGTAGCTTCTGCTGCAAAAGTTGTCCGTAAG GCATATCCCCAAGAAAAGGTTGGTGTGTTTGTAAGGCGAGGTAAAGGTGGACCTCTTACTGTAGTTGAATACAGTGAGTTGGACTCATCACTGGCTTCTGCAATCAATCAACAGACTGGCCGTCTTCGTTTTTGTTGGAGTAAT GTGTGCCTACACATGTTTAGCTTGGATTTTCTTAACCAAGTGGCAAATGGCCTAGAGAAAGACAGCat TTACCATCTTGCTGAGAAGAAAATTCCTTCTATCCATGGGCATACAATGGGATTAAAACTAGAGCAGTTTATTTTTGATGCATTTCCATATGCTCCttctactgcactttttgag GTATTACGTGAAGAAGAGTTTGCCCCTGTAAAAAATGCCAACGGCTCAAATTATGACACCCCGGACAGTGCTAGGCTTCTTGTTCTCCGACTCCACTCTCGTTGGGTAGTTGCTGCTGGTGGCTTCTTAACACATTCAGTGCCCTTATATGCAACTG GTGTGGAGGTGTCACCACTATGCTCTTTCGCTGGAGAAAACCTAGAAGCTATATGCCGTGGAAGAACATTCCATGCGCCTTGTGAGATTACATTTTAG
- the LOC126706346 gene encoding urease accessory protein D, with amino-acid sequence MASDGKVVVEKVGEKSSVTRCFSKYPLKFIIPRKVGPSKTDAVWIYSLTYGGGVVSGDSISCEFTIGDACTTVLTTQASTKVYKSMGSKCSEQVLEASIGSDALLAVVPDPVTCFSTARYSQKQVFRVVSDSSLVIVDWITSGRHESGEKWDFDLYKSTNHIFLEDNQPLFLDTVLLERGSIASIAEHMQDYQVIAMVVLLGPKLKQVQDQVQKDVKRIMSEQLHIPSASLGHQVITKSDRFLMKPSFIASTSVFGPKGIGVVVRIAAMTTESVYKFLHHQLACLEPLLGMSPYR; translated from the exons atGGCAAGTGATGGTAAGGTGGTGGTGGAGAAAGTGGGAGAGAAATCATCAGTAACAAGGTGCTTCTCAAAGTACCCCCTCAAGTTCATCATTCCCAGAAAG GTTGGTCCCTCCAAAACTGACGCTGTTTGGATTTACAGCCTCACATATGGTGGTGGAGTTGTTTCT GGAGATTCTATTTCATGTGAGTTTACCATTGGAGATGCTTGCACCACTGTCCTTACAACCCAAGCTTCGACaaag GTATACAAGTCTATGGGATCCAAGTGCTCTGAACAAGTCTTAGAG GCAAGTATTGGGAGTGATGCTCTATTGGCTGTCGTTCCAGACCCGGTGACATGTTTTTCCACTGCAAGGTACTCTCAGAAACAAGTCTTCAGGGTGGTTTCAGACTCAAGTTTGGTCATTGTAGATTGGATTACCAGTGGGCGCCATGAAAGTGGAGAAAAATGGGATTTTGATCTTTATAAGAGCACCAACCACATATTCTTAGAAGACAATCAACCTTTGTTTCTTGATACG GTGCTTCTGGAGCGAGGAAGCATAGCCTCTATTGCAGAGCACATGCAGGACTACCAAGTAATTGCAATGGTTGTACTCTTGGG GCCAAAGCTGAAGCAAGTTCAGGACCAAGTTCAAAAAGATGTGAAGAGGATAATGTCTGAGCAATTACACATTCCTTCTGCTTCATTGGGACACCAAGTAATAACAAAATCTGATCGTTTCTTGATGAAACCAAGCTTTATTGCTTCCACCAGTGTCTTTGGTCCTAAG GGAATAGGTGTTGTTGTTCGTATAGCTGCCATGACAACTGAGTCCGTTTATAAATTTCTGCACCACCAATTGGCTTGCCTGGAGCCCCTGCTTGGGATGTCACCTTATCGTTAA
- the LOC126707283 gene encoding potassium transporter 11-like has product MASRMGTDEEMGQNKSNGWMLDQKLDQPMDEEAMRLKNTSTEKEISTILLLQLAFQSLGVVYGDLGTSPLYVYYNTFPRGIAEPEDVIGVLSLIIYSLTLVPLIKYVFIVSRATDNGQGGTFALYSLLCRHAKIKIFPNYDQSDEKLTTYNYRSYHEKSLAAKTKRWLEKYAYGKTALLVLVLVGSCMVIGDGILTPAISVLSAVDGINITHPKLSKDMVLMIAVALIIILFSMQHYGTDKVGWLFSPIVFVWFLLIGGIGIYNICKYETSVLKAFSPVYIYRYFKRGGKDSWTSLGGVMLSLTGTEALFADLSLFPVPAIQIAFTVVVFPCLLLAYVGQAAYLVQNSDQVVGLFYHSIPDSIYFPVYVVATLAAIVASQATICATFSLIKQAVALGCFPRVKVIHTSKKYPNQIYIPDINWILMILCITVTTAFKSQYQIGNASGAAVVIVMLVTTFLMILIMLLVWRSHWMLILIFTVLSLAVELTYFSAVILKVNQGGWVPLVIATVFFIIMYVWHYGTVKHYEFEMHNKVPLAWILRLGPSLGLVRVPGVGLVYSELASGVPNIFSHLITNVPAIHSVVIFVCVKYLPVYTVPEGERFLIKRIGTMDFHMFRCVVRYGYSDLRKKDDDFENKLFDSLFMFFRLESLMDGFSDSDEHSSCDQETEESRDDCLLNGNGNAPEFNVNSNISFGDSIVLVDSPLPKNNTIVSSSQACKHSEVDGLAFTKRCRDAGVVHLMGNTILKAKSDSRFYKKITIDYVYAFLRKICREKNVIFHIPYESLLNVGQVYYV; this is encoded by the exons ATGGCCTCAAGAATGGGGACTGATGAGGAAATGGGTCAGAACAAAAGTAATGGTTGGATGTTGGATCAAAAGCTTGATCAACCAATGGATGAGGAGGCCATGAGGCTCAAAAATACGTCTACAGAAAAG GAAATTTCAACCATATTGCTTCTGCAACTTGCATTCCAGAGTCTTGGAGTGGTCTATGGAGATTTAGGCACATCTCCCTTGTATGTTTACTACAATACATTTCCTCGCGGAATTGCAGAACCAGAGGATGTGATTGGTGTTTTATCATTGATTATATATTCCCTTACTCTTGTTCCACTCATCAAGTATGTCTTTATTGTGAGTAGAGCAACTGACAATGGTCAAG GTGGAACATTTGCTCTTTATTCATTACTCTGTCGGCATgcaaaaataaagatttttcCTAACTATGACCAGAGTGATGAGAAGTTAACAACATATAATTATCGTTCATACCATGAAAAATCCCTTGCTGCAAAAACCAAGAGATGGTTGGAGAAATATGCATATGGGAAAACTGCACTTCTTGTTCTTGTCCTTGTTGGCTCTTGCATGGTGATTGGTGATGGGATCCTCACTCCAGCTATATCAG TTTTATCGGCTGTGGATGGGATCAACATTACTCACCCCAAGTTGAGTAAAG ATATGGTTTTGATGATTGCCGTTGccctaataataattttgtttagtATGCAACATTATGGTACGGATAAAGTTGGCTGGCTGTTTTCACCAATTGTGTTCGTTTGGTTCCTCTTAATTGGAGGTATTGGCATATACAACATTTGCAAATACGAAACCAGTGTCTTGAAAGCTTTTTCTCCTGTCTATATATATAGGTATTTTAAACGGGGAGGGAAAGATAGTTGGACATCCCTGGGAGGTGTTATGCTTAGTTTAACCG GCACAGAGGCACTTTTTGCCGACCTATCTCTTTTTCCAGTTCCAGCTATACAGATTGCTTTCACAGTTGTTGTGTTTCCTTGCCTTCTTTTGGCCTATGTTGGACAAGCTGCATACCTTGTGCAAAACTCAGATCAAGTGGTTGGTTTATTTTATCATTCTATTCCAG ATAGTATATATTTTCCAGTATATGTTGTTGCAACTTTAGCTGCTATTGTTGCAAGTCAGGCCACCATATgtgcaactttttcattaatcAAGCAAGCAGTGGCACTTGGATGTTTTCCAAGAGTCAAAGTTATACATACATCAAAGAAGTATCCCAACCAGATATATATTCCAGATATTAATTGGATCCTCATGATTCTTTGCATTACGGTGACAACTGCCTTCAAAAGCCAATACCAAATTGGAAATGCCTCTG GGGCAGCAGTCGTGATAGTGATGCTGGTAACCACATTTCTTATGATTCTGATCATGTTATTAGTATGGCGCAGCCACTGGATGCTTATCCTGATCTTCACTGTCTTATCACTTGCAGTGGAGTTGACTTATTTTTCTGCCGTAATCCTCAAGGTAAATCAGGGTGGTTGGGTTCCTCTTGTGATTGCAACAGTCTTCTTTATCATCATGTACGTTTGGCATTATGGTACGGTGAAACACTACGAGTTTGAAATGCACAATAAGGTTCCACTGGCGTGGATTCTAAGGCTTGGCCCAAGTTTAGGACTGGTTCGGGTCCCAGGGGTTGGACTTGTTTACAGTGAGCTGGCCAGTGGAGTGCCAAACATCTTTTCCCACTTAATCACCAATGTACCAGCCATCCATTCTgttgttatttttgtttgtgtgaAATATCTTCCCGTATACACAGTCCCTGAAGGAGAGAGATTCCTTATAAAGAGGATAGGAACCATGGATTTCCACATGTTCCGTTGTGTTGTGAGATATGGTTATAGTGACCTCCGTAAGAAAGATGATGACTTTGAGAATAAGCTCTTTGATAGCCTCTTCATGTTTTTCCGGCTTGAGAGCCTGATGGATGGGTTTTCAGACTCAGATGAGCATAGTTCATGCGACCAGGAAACTGAGGAGTCAAGAGATGATTGCCTGTTGAATGGTAATGGCAATGCACCTGAATTTAATGTGAATTCCAACATTTCATTTGGGGACTCAATCGTGCTTGTTGATTCTCCATTGCCTAAAAACAATACTATCGTGTCTTCCAGTCAGGCATGCAAACATAGTGAGGTTGATGGGTTAGCGTTCACGAAAAGATGTAGAGATGCTGGGGTGGTGCACTTAATGGGGAATACAATATTGAAAGCTAAGAGCGATTCACGATTCTACAAGAAGATAACCATTGATTATGTATATGCATTTCTTAGAAAAATATGCAGGGAGAAGAATGTGATCTTCCATATTCCCTATGAGAGTCTCTTGAATGTTGGGCAAGTGTATTATGTATAA